AGCCCTACGCGCTTTGCGATCTCACTCAACGTGCTGTTGCGGAAGCCGACATGGGCGAAGACGTGTGCGGCGGCGTCGATGATCTGGCTGCGCCGCTGCGCCGTCTTGCGGTAGGCGCCGCGTCGCCCGGTCGGCGGTGAGGGAGCGGTCGCGGAAGACATGGACAAGACCCTAATGCAGGACATCAGTGAAACCTATTACGAGCGAAAGAATTAAAAACCTTCGAGCGCGAAAGAATCTATGCTACGTTCGCATGGTTGCCGCCGGGAGTGCGGCACCTACCCGCACCAGAAAGGAAGTGCAATGAAGCACAGCAACTCGCTCGTTGCCGCGATCGCGCTCGGGGCCGCCACCGTGATCACACTGACCTCATGCGCCGGCACCACCACCGAACCCGGAGACGAGGCGGCATCCGTCCTTCGCCTCGGCGTCGTGACGCCGCTGACTTCGTTCGCGCCGTGGGAGGCCTCATGGGCCAACCAGTCGCCCTATCTTCAGGCGGTATACGACACGCTCCTCACGGCGGAGCCAGACGGCACCGTCACCGAGGGCCTGGCGACGGCCTGGGAGTACGACGACGCCAAGACCCAGCTCACCCTCACCCTGCGCGAGGGCGTCGAGTTCAGTGACGGCTCCGCCCTTACCGCCGGGGTTGTCGCCGAGCAGCTCATCAAGTTCCGCGACGGCACCAGCGAGAACGCATCGCTGCTGCGCTCGGTGGAAGGCGTCACCGCGCCCGATGGCGCGACGGTTGTCGTCACGCTCGCCGAGGCTGACCCGGGGCTGCTGGGGTCCCTGACGAAGAACGCCGGCCTCGTCGGCGCCGAGGCCATGTTCGCCGACGCCGACGCGCAGACGTCGCCGATCGGATCCGGACCCTACGTGCTCGACGAGGGCGACACCGTGATCGGGTCGACCTACGTGTTCACGGCGAAGGACGACTACTGGGACGCCGACGCGGTTCACTACGACGAGATCGTCATCAACCTGTACGGCGACGCAACATCGCTCATGAACGCCGTCAAGGGCGGGCAGGTCGACGCCTCCGCGTCGCAGACGCCGACGCAGATCCCCGAAGCCGAGGCGGCGGGCTTCACCGCGAACATCCGCGAGTCCGACTACACCGGATTCCTGCTCGTCGACCGCGACGGCACGTTGAACCCGGCGCTGGGCGATGTGCGGGTGCGTCAGGCCATCAACCACGCGCTCGACCGCGAGGCACTGGTCGAAGCTCTGGCGGCGGGGTACGGCGTGCCGACCACGCAGATCATCTCGCCCTCGAACCCCGGCTACGACGAGGCGCTCGATGACGCGTACCCCTACGACGTCGACAAGGCGAAGCAGCTGCTGGCCGAGGCCGGCTACGCCGACGGTTTCACCCTCGTCATGCCGAGCAACGACTTCGTCCCGGAGTCCGAGTTCGCCATCTACGCCGACCAGCTCGCTCAGATCGGCATCACCGTCGAGTGGGAGAAGGTCGGCGACGACCTGTTCGGCAAAATGCTCGGCGGCGCGTACGCTGCGTTCTCGATGCTGCTCGAGACCGACACGAGCATGTGGAACTCGATGCAGTTCTCGATGCTGCCGTGGTCGCCGTGGAACCCGTTCAAGGTCGAGGACCCGAAGCTGGTCGCGTGGGCGGCCGAGCTCGCCACCGCCGAGGGCGACCGCGCCGACGAGATCGCCGTCGAGGTCAACGAGTACATCGTCGAGCAGGCCTGGTACGCGCCGTCGCACCGCCTGGAGAGTGC
This DNA window, taken from Microbacterium invictum, encodes the following:
- a CDS encoding ABC transporter substrate-binding protein yields the protein MKHSNSLVAAIALGAATVITLTSCAGTTTEPGDEAASVLRLGVVTPLTSFAPWEASWANQSPYLQAVYDTLLTAEPDGTVTEGLATAWEYDDAKTQLTLTLREGVEFSDGSALTAGVVAEQLIKFRDGTSENASLLRSVEGVTAPDGATVVVTLAEADPGLLGSLTKNAGLVGAEAMFADADAQTSPIGSGPYVLDEGDTVIGSTYVFTAKDDYWDADAVHYDEIVINLYGDATSLMNAVKGGQVDASASQTPTQIPEAEAAGFTANIRESDYTGFLLVDRDGTLNPALGDVRVRQAINHALDREALVEALAAGYGVPTTQIISPSNPGYDEALDDAYPYDVDKAKQLLAEAGYADGFTLVMPSNDFVPESEFAIYADQLAQIGITVEWEKVGDDLFGKMLGGAYAAFSMLLETDTSMWNSMQFSMLPWSPWNPFKVEDPKLVAWAAELATAEGDRADEIAVEVNEYIVEQAWYAPSHRLESAFFTDADTQVELQVDNAYPYLWNIQPAS